The proteins below are encoded in one region of Thermococcus sp. 21S7:
- a CDS encoding MFS transporter translates to MKRTLYRLHMLTSSFRIIGDAVESVALPWSLLGTTGSLVSIGGFALFTHLPWVILPPILGRTLDRTAKKVRLAFLALILQSLLAVLIIPLSSNVWAFYLIVSGISALDILHRYYGFSLIASMTFDESELQGLNAALATLGNGVSLAAFPLAGFLAYRFGIRAMFLDAILLLIGALTLLPYLDVEVRRDGTGETREGERLQISHRLVVGILASVLLFNFALGSFRIFVFASLRELTKGEVLYGLLQGLTTVGGLVAVAGLTYLSSRRLAGLKRPLILGMLLQSIALLIVGVPAVVALFPAVFILGFGRELLNVSFNSLMQKFIPLESLGTVRGVFDALATLVIPLSQLTFAWLIENGIAILMASLLAAGVACVGIALFYVVVYMIRMG, encoded by the coding sequence ATGAAACGAACCCTCTACCGCCTGCATATGCTCACATCATCCTTTAGAATCATCGGGGATGCAGTAGAGAGTGTCGCCCTACCCTGGAGTCTGCTGGGCACAACAGGCTCGCTGGTGAGCATCGGCGGTTTTGCGCTCTTTACCCACTTACCGTGGGTTATTCTCCCCCCAATCCTCGGGAGAACCCTCGACAGGACGGCTAAAAAAGTCAGACTCGCTTTCCTAGCGCTCATTCTCCAGTCCCTGCTTGCAGTCCTCATAATCCCACTATCCTCGAACGTCTGGGCATTCTACCTTATAGTCTCCGGAATCTCCGCGCTGGACATCCTACACCGCTACTACGGGTTTTCGCTGATAGCCTCGATGACCTTTGACGAGAGTGAGCTTCAGGGACTGAACGCGGCGCTGGCAACCCTGGGGAACGGAGTCTCCCTGGCGGCATTTCCGCTGGCGGGGTTCTTGGCGTATCGCTTCGGGATAAGGGCAATGTTCCTCGACGCGATTCTTCTTCTAATCGGTGCGCTCACGCTCCTCCCATACCTGGACGTCGAGGTGAGGCGCGATGGAACTGGTGAGACGAGAGAGGGGGAGCGGTTGCAAATCAGCCATCGCCTCGTGGTTGGAATACTCGCCTCGGTGCTGCTCTTCAATTTCGCATTAGGTTCCTTCAGGATATTCGTCTTCGCCTCCCTGAGGGAACTCACAAAAGGTGAGGTCCTCTACGGCCTCCTCCAGGGGCTCACGACGGTCGGGGGCCTCGTGGCGGTTGCGGGGCTGACATATCTATCCAGCAGGAGACTGGCCGGGCTAAAGCGGCCGCTGATCCTCGGAATGCTTCTCCAGAGCATCGCGCTCCTCATCGTCGGTGTTCCCGCGGTGGTAGCGCTGTTTCCGGCAGTTTTTATCCTCGGCTTCGGCAGGGAGCTCCTCAACGTCTCCTTCAACAGCCTGATGCAGAAGTTCATTCCTCTGGAGAGCCTTGGAACTGTCAGGGGCGTTTTTGACGCCCTCGCGACGCTGGTGATTCCGCTGTCGCAGCTGACCTTCGCGTGGCTGATTGAGAATGGAATAGCGATTTTAATGGCCTCACTCCTCGCGGCCGGAGTGGCATGTGTGGGGATAGCTCTGTTTTATGTAGTTGTCTACATGATCCGAATGGGATAA
- a CDS encoding protease, which translates to MRWKLLSVLLLNLLILSSFSSANIVKNSSDKACQPVNYWVFKNGGWIEKSEPRVWWYCQEPEKAEGFEGFAFKEMPYGLFKKPDPMTLHQAARDLTGLVGINELQGKFSTDLPSYGGMFINEGKGLIFVYVKDEEGKDKIKQALEKYRGKVNVVFLRGKYSFKQLVKWKHLIEKLNSKTIKQLGITMIDADEAHNSLTIGLEEVTPEILRSLESELKKLGIPKEAVRVEKRKYMRPNINTDLIRPLIGGIQIVNKELGGIGTLGYVGYYNNEKYAITAGHFGVYGTNGQHVYQPDTSSEEYYIGQIEYNPFFRDSGSVPYRYSDSLLIHVTNADISPEIYTNGNVIGKKYSTEQYVGEIVYKVGRTTGKTSGSIINKCVTSVMQYTEEEQLKYGYPSTAYFYCQMETTFYAAGGDSGAPVYHNYRNEAAVIYGVYWGGTDTVSAYSPIDGIEKDLGIVLDVT; encoded by the coding sequence ATGCGATGGAAGCTGTTAAGTGTTTTGTTACTTAATTTGCTGATTTTGAGTTCTTTTAGCAGTGCAAATATTGTTAAGAACAGCAGCGACAAAGCTTGCCAGCCTGTGAACTACTGGGTCTTTAAGAATGGAGGGTGGATTGAGAAAAGCGAGCCCAGAGTCTGGTGGTACTGCCAAGAACCTGAGAAAGCCGAGGGTTTTGAAGGGTTTGCCTTCAAGGAAATGCCCTATGGTTTGTTCAAGAAGCCGGATCCAATGACATTGCATCAAGCTGCGAGGGATTTAACTGGTTTGGTGGGAATTAATGAACTTCAGGGGAAATTCTCAACAGACTTGCCTTCCTATGGGGGAATGTTTATTAACGAGGGGAAGGGATTAATCTTCGTATATGTGAAGGATGAGGAAGGTAAGGATAAAATCAAGCAAGCCTTAGAAAAATACAGAGGAAAAGTGAACGTGGTATTCCTGAGGGGAAAATACAGTTTTAAACAGTTAGTAAAATGGAAACATTTAATAGAAAAACTTAATAGCAAGACTATCAAACAGCTTGGAATCACAATGATTGACGCGGACGAGGCCCATAACTCTCTAACCATTGGTTTGGAGGAGGTAACGCCAGAGATATTAAGATCACTTGAAAGTGAATTGAAAAAGCTTGGGATACCAAAAGAGGCAGTAAGAGTTGAAAAAAGAAAATACATGAGACCAAATATCAATACAGATTTAATTAGACCTCTTATTGGAGGTATCCAAATAGTAAACAAAGAGTTGGGAGGTATTGGCACATTAGGTTATGTTGGTTATTACAATAATGAAAAATATGCTATAACAGCTGGTCATTTTGGGGTCTATGGTACTAATGGACAACATGTTTATCAACCCGATACAAGTAGTGAAGAGTATTATATTGGCCAGATTGAGTATAATCCTTTTTTCAGAGATAGTGGATCCGTTCCTTACAGGTACAGTGACTCGCTATTGATTCACGTAACAAATGCGGATATCTCCCCAGAAATTTATACTAATGGCAACGTGATTGGTAAGAAATATTCTACTGAGCAATATGTTGGTGAGATAGTATACAAAGTTGGCAGAACAACTGGAAAAACATCTGGCTCAATAATAAACAAATGTGTAACATCAGTGATGCAATATACAGAAGAAGAACAGCTTAAGTATGGATACCCATCTACTGCATACTTTTATTGCCAAATGGAGACTACCTTTTATGCTGCAGGAGGAGATAGCGGGGCCCCAGTCTATCACAACTACAGAAATGAAGCTGCAGTGATTTATGGTGTATACTGGGGGGGTACGGATACAGTTTCTGCATATAGTCCAATAGATGGAATTGAAAAAGACTTGGGGATTGTTCTTGATGTTACGTGA
- a CDS encoding GNAT family N-acetyltransferase gives MEPLIREAKPEDKPFIEEIARLTWEGEDYLARVFDEWFEDGGFYVLEVDGKVIGTAKLTILPGKVGWLEGLRVHPEYRGRGYGRKLHDFLLGLGERLAREGKIEALEFATYFLNRESISMAEKTGFRVKAKFFVFGANTGDFQPEEPERIEPELSDLTLGLIPVGWRFVRRSEKALEWIRENAELYDFNGFRFLVSTKGTTFTPLDVGLATLKAMLPAMAWVARERGREGFDVMLPSGVKPLLPGLKRLGLHLWDETEEPDVLVFRKKLV, from the coding sequence ATGGAACCGCTCATCCGCGAGGCAAAGCCAGAGGATAAACCCTTCATCGAGGAGATAGCGAGGCTAACGTGGGAGGGAGAAGACTACCTCGCGCGGGTCTTCGACGAGTGGTTCGAGGACGGCGGTTTTTACGTGCTCGAAGTGGACGGAAAGGTCATCGGAACGGCAAAACTAACCATTCTACCCGGAAAGGTCGGCTGGCTTGAGGGGCTGAGGGTTCACCCAGAATACAGGGGTAGGGGCTACGGACGGAAGCTCCACGACTTCCTGCTCGGGCTCGGCGAAAGGCTTGCCAGAGAGGGAAAAATCGAGGCCCTTGAGTTCGCGACCTACTTCCTCAACCGCGAGAGCATCTCAATGGCCGAAAAGACGGGCTTTAGGGTTAAGGCGAAGTTCTTCGTCTTTGGGGCGAATACTGGGGATTTTCAGCCAGAGGAGCCCGAGCGAATCGAGCCGGAACTGAGTGATTTAACGCTCGGCCTGATTCCAGTCGGCTGGCGCTTCGTGAGAAGGAGCGAGAAGGCTTTAGAGTGGATTAGGGAAAACGCGGAGCTCTACGACTTTAACGGCTTCCGCTTCCTCGTCTCAACGAAGGGGACAACGTTCACGCCCCTCGACGTCGGCCTGGCAACTCTCAAGGCGATGCTTCCGGCGATGGCGTGGGTGGCTCGCGAGAGGGGGAGGGAGGGCTTTGACGTGATGCTCCCGAGCGGGGTTAAACCGCTCCTGCCCGGACTCAAGAGGCTCGGCCTTCACCTCTGGGACGAGACTGAGGAGCCAGACGTTCTGGTATTCAGGAAAAAGCTGGTGTAG
- a CDS encoding aminopeptidase, with amino-acid sequence MNGELRSAARRIIQDSALVGKNETVLIIHGAHNGDFAGLLAEEAMRTGAFPLVWSFDDSMISDFPERPPDGLGAIIRRADVVVWLSQYTVVDNLPWKVRRRVFSFWDAVYSLLQEEKVPTLLVNLPSPAWLEEDGIDPDGYLREFASAVSVDYARMRRLGVKLMERLSGAKEVLITDGNGTRLRFSVEGREPGLEDGTLRDCRLERRECEVEVPAGEVYIAPVESSAFGRLVLPHDGLELEFRAGRVVSVSGERAGELRDRLETPGGDVIAEFGIGLNPGVRPLGLRIFDEKALGTVHVAVGHNLHLGGANESGIHIDFVLPEPTVLVDGEMLMEEGTFRL; translated from the coding sequence ATGAACGGAGAACTCAGAAGCGCCGCGAGGCGCATAATCCAGGACTCGGCGCTCGTCGGGAAAAACGAAACGGTGCTGATAATCCACGGGGCGCACAACGGGGACTTTGCCGGCCTGTTGGCAGAGGAAGCCATGCGCACCGGCGCGTTCCCTCTCGTATGGAGCTTCGACGACTCCATGATAAGCGACTTTCCTGAAAGGCCCCCGGATGGCCTCGGGGCAATAATCAGGAGGGCCGACGTCGTGGTGTGGCTCTCCCAATACACGGTCGTTGATAATCTCCCCTGGAAGGTCCGGAGGAGGGTGTTTTCCTTCTGGGACGCCGTCTACAGCCTCCTGCAGGAGGAGAAGGTTCCCACACTCCTCGTGAACCTCCCATCGCCGGCGTGGCTTGAGGAGGACGGGATAGACCCGGACGGGTACCTCCGCGAGTTCGCCTCCGCGGTAAGCGTGGACTACGCCCGGATGCGCCGGCTCGGGGTTAAGCTCATGGAGCGGCTCAGCGGGGCGAAGGAGGTCCTCATAACGGACGGGAACGGCACACGGCTTAGGTTCAGCGTCGAGGGGAGGGAGCCGGGCCTTGAGGACGGGACGCTCCGCGACTGCCGGCTGGAGCGGAGGGAGTGTGAGGTCGAGGTTCCTGCGGGGGAGGTCTACATCGCGCCGGTGGAGAGCTCCGCCTTCGGAAGGCTCGTGCTTCCGCACGACGGCCTTGAGCTGGAGTTTCGCGCCGGCCGGGTCGTCTCGGTGAGCGGTGAAAGAGCAGGAGAGCTCAGGGATAGGCTTGAAACCCCGGGGGGCGACGTGATAGCGGAGTTCGGAATCGGGCTGAACCCCGGGGTCAGGCCCCTCGGCCTCAGGATTTTCGACGAGAAGGCCCTCGGGACCGTCCACGTGGCGGTGGGTCACAACCTCCACCTCGGGGGAGCGAACGAGTCGGGAATACACATAGACTTCGTCCTGCCGGAGCCTACGGTGCTCGTGGATGGGGAGATGTTGATGGAGGAGGGCACATTTAGGCTGTAG